From one Opitutaceae bacterium genomic stretch:
- a CDS encoding LacI family DNA-binding transcriptional regulator → MPARPTLRDIAARVGCAKATVCLALKDDPRLTATTRRKVQLVAKELGYRPDPVLSQIAMQRWRGTAPRGSVMAFVTTNHPLLRQPLDHAAIGGARARAFEMGYLVEHFCFEEYRESHRLARVLRNRGIRGVILGQVMQAGVLQGFPWEDFVVVACNNGFYRPPVNLITYDHARAMVDAWRTAEDRGYKRIGVAIFDESMAIDEFDRTSAALYCQQHYTRRRKIPRLHFKPGDARAIATWARTHRPDVILGFNESVYGHLREKGFRVPEELGFAALMVDTSNPNSQSISGIEYDPAVLGAFAVEHLDGRLRSNRVGLPERLQVVHVRSRWHEGTSLPTKPGAGRPLEAGPQRSVRGFRKAATV, encoded by the coding sequence ATGCCCGCCCGCCCCACCTTGCGTGATATCGCCGCCCGCGTCGGCTGCGCGAAGGCGACTGTCTGCCTCGCGCTTAAAGACGACCCGCGGCTCACCGCGACCACCCGCAGGAAAGTGCAACTGGTCGCGAAGGAACTGGGCTATCGTCCCGACCCGGTGCTCTCACAAATCGCAATGCAGCGCTGGCGTGGAACTGCGCCGCGCGGATCCGTGATGGCGTTTGTGACCACGAATCATCCGCTTCTTCGTCAGCCCTTGGATCATGCTGCGATTGGTGGCGCCCGGGCGAGGGCCTTCGAAATGGGATACCTGGTCGAGCATTTTTGCTTCGAGGAGTATCGTGAGTCCCATAGGCTTGCCCGGGTGCTTCGTAACCGTGGCATACGTGGGGTCATACTGGGGCAGGTGATGCAGGCGGGCGTGCTGCAGGGGTTTCCCTGGGAGGACTTTGTGGTCGTGGCGTGCAACAATGGTTTCTATCGCCCGCCCGTGAACCTGATCACCTACGATCATGCGAGAGCCATGGTCGACGCGTGGCGAACGGCGGAGGATCGCGGATACAAGCGAATTGGAGTCGCGATCTTTGATGAGTCGATGGCCATCGATGAGTTCGACAGGACATCCGCTGCCTTGTATTGCCAGCAGCACTACACCCGGAGGCGAAAGATTCCCCGTTTGCATTTCAAGCCCGGGGATGCGCGAGCCATCGCCACATGGGCGCGGACCCACAGGCCCGACGTGATTCTCGGCTTCAATGAGAGCGTGTATGGTCATCTCCGGGAGAAAGGGTTTCGGGTCCCCGAAGAGTTGGGATTCGCTGCATTGATGGTGGATACGAGTAATCCGAACTCCCAAAGCATCTCCGGCATCGAGTATGATCCGGCCGTGCTCGGAGCATTCGCAGTCGAGCACCTTGACGGTCGATTGCGCTCGAATCGAGTGGGTCTTCCAGAGCGCCTGCAGGTGGTTCATGTGCGGTCCCGCTG
- a CDS encoding sugar kinase, which produces MSLVLRPRPECAFDQLSLGEVMLRLDPGEGRIRTAREFRAWEGGGEYNTSRGLRKCFGLRTAVCTAFVDNEVGHLLEDFILQGGVATDFIRWREDDGIGRTVRNGLNFTERGFGIRGAVGNPDRGNTAASQLKPGDFDWDMIFGKLGARWFHTGGIFAALSESTAELTIEAVKAAKRYGTIVSYDLNYRPSLWKTIGGLKKAQEVNRAIAAHVDVMIGNEEDFTASLGFEVKGADHSLSKIEIDAFKDMIATAVKEYPNFKVAATTLRRVITATKNDWSAILWHDGKFFESRKYPELEILDRVGGGDSFASGLQFGFLEFNDPQKAVEYGAAHGALASTTPGDTSMATRKEVEKQMGGGGARVVR; this is translated from the coding sequence ATGAGTCTCGTCCTTCGTCCAAGACCCGAATGTGCCTTTGATCAGCTCTCGCTTGGCGAGGTGATGCTCCGCCTGGACCCTGGCGAGGGCCGGATTCGCACCGCGCGCGAGTTCCGCGCCTGGGAGGGCGGTGGTGAATACAACACCTCCCGCGGACTGCGGAAGTGCTTCGGGCTGCGCACCGCGGTGTGCACGGCCTTCGTCGACAACGAAGTGGGGCACCTGCTTGAGGACTTCATCTTGCAGGGAGGCGTGGCGACGGACTTCATTCGCTGGCGGGAGGACGACGGTATTGGACGAACTGTGCGCAATGGGTTGAACTTTACTGAACGCGGTTTCGGCATCCGAGGTGCGGTCGGGAATCCAGACCGAGGCAACACGGCTGCCAGTCAGCTCAAGCCGGGAGACTTCGATTGGGATATGATCTTTGGGAAGCTCGGCGCCCGCTGGTTTCACACGGGCGGCATCTTCGCGGCCCTGTCCGAATCGACAGCTGAGCTTACGATCGAAGCTGTCAAGGCTGCTAAACGGTACGGCACCATCGTGTCTTACGATCTCAACTACCGTCCCTCTCTTTGGAAAACGATTGGCGGACTCAAGAAGGCCCAAGAGGTGAACCGTGCGATAGCGGCTCATGTAGACGTGATGATCGGCAATGAAGAAGATTTCACCGCCTCGCTGGGTTTCGAGGTCAAAGGGGCGGACCACTCGCTCTCAAAGATAGAGATCGACGCCTTCAAGGACATGATCGCGACGGCGGTGAAGGAGTACCCAAACTTCAAGGTGGCTGCGACTACATTACGACGCGTGATCACGGCGACCAAGAACGACTGGAGCGCGATTCTTTGGCACGACGGCAAGTTTTTTGAGAGCCGCAAGTATCCCGAACTCGAGATTCTCGACCGCGTGGGCGGCGGAGACAGTTTCGCCTCGGGCTTGCAGTTTGGCTTCCTTGAGTTCAACGACCCGCAGAAGGCGGTGGAGTACGGCGCTGCCCACGGTGCACTGGCGTCAACGACCCCGGGCGACACCTCGATGGCGACGCGAAAGGAAGTCGAAAAGCAGATGGGCGGCGGTGGCGCCCGCGTCGTGCGCTGA